tgatggggttaggttagtctgtggattggggtttggggtgatggggttaggttagtctgtggagtgggggttggggtgatggggttaggttggTCTGTGTAGTGGGGgatggggtgatggggttaggttggtctgtgtagtgggggttggggttaggttagtctgtggagtggggttggggtaggttagtctgtggagtggaggttggggttggggttaggttagtctgtggagtgggggttggggttaggttagtctgtggaatgggggttggggtgatgggtttaggttagtctgtggagtggctGTTGGGGTGATCGGGTTAgcttagtctgtggagtggggttggattTTGAGGTTAGCTTAGTCTTTGGAatgggggttggggtgatggggttaggttagtctgtggagtgggggttggggtgatggggttaggttattCTGTGGATTGgcggttggggtgatggggttaggttagtctgtggagtggggttggggttaggttagtctatggagtgggggtggggttaggttagtctgtggagtgggggttggtttgatggggttaggttagtctgtggagtggggttggggtgatgTGGTTAGGTTAGTCTGGGGAGTGGGGGTTGgagtgatggggttaggttagtctgtggagtggggttggggttaggttagtctgtggagttggggttaggttagtctgtggagtggcggttggggtgatggggttaggttagtctgtggagtggggttggagtGATGGGGTTATGTTAGTCTGttgagtgggggttggggtgatggggttaggttattctgtggagtgggggttggggtgatggggttaggttagtctctGGAGTGGGGTTGGATTTTGAGGTTAgcttagtctgtggagtgggggttggggtgatggggttaggttagtctgtggagtgggggttggggtgatggggttaggttattCTGTGGATTGgcggttggggtgatggggttaggttagtctgtggagtggggttggggttaggttagtctatggagtgggggtggggttaggttagtctgtggagtgggggttggtttgatggggttaggttagtctgtggagtggggttggggtgatgTGGTTAGGTTAGTCTGGGGAGTGGGGGTTGgagtgatggggttaggttagtctgtggagtggggttggggttaggttagtctgtggagttggggttaggttagtctgtggagtggcggttggggtgatggggttaggttagtctgtggagtggggttggagtGATGGGGTTATGTTAGTCTGttgagtgggggttggggtgatggggttaggttattctgtggagtgggggttggggtgatggggttaggttagtctctGGAGTGGGGTTGGATTTTGAGGTTAgcttagtctgtggagtgggggttgggatgatggggttaggttagtctgtggagtgggggttggggtgatggggttaggttagtctgtggagtggcggttggggtgatggggttaggttagtctgtggagtggcggttggggtgatgggggcaggttagtctgtggagtggggttggggttaggttagtctgtggagtgggggtggggttaggttagtctgtggagtgggggttatggtgttggggttaggttagtctgtggagtggggttggggtgatgtggttaggttagtctgtggagtggggttggagtgatggggttaggttagtctgtggagtgggggttggggttaggttagtctatGGAGTGgcggttggggtgatggggttaggttagtctatggagtgggggttggggtgatggggttaagttattctgtggagtgggggttggggtgatggggttaggttagtctgtggagtggggcttggggttggggttaggttagtctgttgAATGGGGCTTGGGGTGATGGTGTTaagttagtctgtggagtgggggttggggtgatggggttaggttagtctgtggagtgggggttggggtgatggggttaggttagtctgtggagtgggggttggggtgatggggttagaAGGCCATCATCCCAGAgtcccctcttcactgttgatgttgagactggacagaggaactctgcctagaaggcctgcatcccagagtcgcctcttcactgttgatgttgagactgctgttttgcaggtggaagcacctttggcagcagctttggcagccattaaagctttgaattatttaaaaaaaagattctaccaactttgcacaactcttagggtAACATCTATCCATTGTTTTAGCTATGCATGAGTTCTGAAACGGAGATAAATATGTTTTGATGGCATTCTTTCACTGAACTCATTCTCCATTGTCTACATTCTAATGTTGTGCCAATCAATTTCTAATTAAAGGTACACAGTATTTAAAGGGATTGCTGTTGAAAAAACAAATTGAAGAAAAACTCCCTGATCAAATTGCTATTCCACCCAATGGGTGAGTTTTCTGAGATGTAATGGACATTTATTCAGTGCGTACATGGTAGGCATACCAGCAAACCTTGTTATGCACCTGCATAGGGTAAGTCTGAATAACAAGTACTGAGAAGGTCTGAAATCAAAAGGTGTAAAAAAGACATTTCCTTAGTCTGATCAGCCCCTTGGAACACACTGACCCAATAGATTTCTCCATGACGTAACACACACCTGTGTGAAGGTAGGGCCGAGCTTTAGAGCACATTCAAACCAGACAAAATTATGCGTAAATAATGTCCAATGAGAGGAAGTGTTGAGAGGGTGGGGTTTAGATTTGCTTTGCGTTGTCAAGGTTTCAAACCAAACACAACTACAGATCCGTCAACCAACTGATGAACAGCGTTTATCACGTCTCTTCCCCTGTCACACCCAACCACattccactccacagactaacataACCCCTGCTATGGAACATGTGTTGTGAGCATGTGTGGTTTGAAACTGGCCTTCGCCTCCTACGTTTGCATATCTGGTTCTGGCTGAATACATTTCTCCATTAAGTAACACACACCTGTTCAAAGGCAGGGCCGAGCTTTAGGAGAGATTCAAAACAAGACAAAATGATggttaacaacacagccaactCAATGCTATCCAATGAGATCGTGCGTTGGGGGAGGACCTAGATGTGTGGTAAGTTGTCCGTCAGAAAAGGTTGGGTCAGAGGCAGAGCTTTAGACCCACTGAAGAGACCAGAGTTGTCTGAGGAACACAACAGGTAGTCTACACTGAAGACTGAAGAGACCAGAGCTGTCTGAGGGACAcgacaggtagtctacactgaGACTGAAGAGACCAGGGTTGTCTGAGGAACACAACAGGTAGTCTACACTGAGACTGAAGAGACCAGAGTTGTCTGAGGAACACAACAGGtagtctacactgaccactgaagagaccagagttgtctgaggaacactgcaggtagtctacactgaccactgaagaGACCAGGGTTGTCTGAGGAACAcgacaggtagtctacactgaccactgaagagaccagagttgtctgaggaacacgacaggtagtctacactgaACACTGAAGAGACCAGGGTTGTCTGAGGAACACAACAGGTAGTCTACACTGAACACTGAAGAGACCAGGGTTGTCTGAGGAACAcgacaggtagtctacactgaACACTGAAGAGACCAGGGTTGTCTGAGGAACAcgacaggtagtctacactgaagataccctttttccacattttatttggacaaattcacttatccTGATAAAAGGAGTCAAAATAGGAATGTTTTGTCTTGTGAATTCACAGACCACAACGACTGAGAAGACATGAACACCTCTATATACAgcaactctactctcctctcctccttcactgaaCACCTTCCGgtaaaaatatataataacatCCTATAATAAACCATTTGTAAGGTATTTAAACGTGTGAATGactagtttcctaacatttataaatGTGGGATGTAATGATTAATAAATGTTAATCAAACTGTTTTGTAAATGTCTTATAAATGATTTACTAATGAGTGTTATTATAGTGTTACCCTCCGTTCTTTCCAGATTGTActgtacactgctgccatctccaTCAACCTCATCCTGGGTCTCCCCACCAATGTCTACGTCGTGTGGCTGATAGTGACCGGAGCAGGAGGGACGATGGCTTCAGACTTCTTCTCTCTCAACCTGTCTGTGTCTGAGATCCTCTACAGCCTGTCCAATCTGATGTTTATTGTTCATTATAACATCCAAGAGAATGTTGCTTTATGGAGCGTTGGGACATTCTTTGCCGGTTTCAACCTCTTTGGTCGTCCTCTGTTCCAGTGTTGTATCTGTGTGGAGCGCTACCTGGCGGTGGTCCACCCTGTAACCTTCCTGAAGTACAAACCCCTGAGATACAGGgtggggtgttgtggtgttgtctgGCTGATGGTGCTTGGATCCTGCTTTGTAAATATGTTTGTTAATAACCAATCTGCATGGTGGAAGTTCTTTGGTTTGATTTTTAACCTGCTTTCTCTTTCTGCGATGTTGTTCTGCTGCCTGGCTGTTCTCTGGGCTCTGAAACGTCCTGGtccgggagaaggagagagacagggggaaggaATGAACAACATGAAGCTGAGGGCCTTCAGGATCATTTCAATGATCACGGTGTCTATGATTGTCAACTACTTCCCACTGGTTCTTCTCCTAGTCAGTTACCATTTTATAGAACCAGTGGAGTATTTTAAGGGAAGATCCATTTGTTTCTCTTTCACAGTTGTCATTAGGTTTGTTCAGCCTTTTCTCtacctccacaggtctgggaaACTGCCCTGTGTCAGGGGACCCTGAGGTCACGCTTTTCAAagacatcaattcaacgtctaaTGTTGATTCACATTTGATTGTCAACTGACACCAATAATCTGAACCAAGCCAAGCTGAACTGCA
The sequence above is drawn from the Salvelinus fontinalis isolate EN_2023a unplaced genomic scaffold, ASM2944872v1 scaffold_1495, whole genome shotgun sequence genome and encodes:
- the LOC129849494 gene encoding P2Y purinoceptor 3-like, whose translation is IVLYTAAISINLILGLPTNVYVLWLIVTGAGGTMASDFFSLNLSVSEILYILSNLMFICCICVERYLAVVHPVTFLKYKPLRYRIVLYTAAISINLILGLPTNVYVVWLIVTGAGGTMASDFFSLNLSVSEILYSLSNLMFIVHYNIQENVALWSVGTFFAGFNLFGRPLFQCCICVERYLAVVHPVTFLKYKPLRYRVGCCGVVWLMVLGSCFVNMFVNNQSAWWKFFGLIFNLLSLSAMLFCCLAVLWALKRPGPGEGERQGEGMNNMKLRAFRIISMITVSMIVNYFPLVLLL